A genomic stretch from Microplitis mediator isolate UGA2020A chromosome 10, iyMicMedi2.1, whole genome shotgun sequence includes:
- the LOC130675947 gene encoding uncharacterized protein LOC130675947 yields the protein MSHCMVRGCNPGHRKNREKKHLFSAPKDFDLRKKWQIAIRRNDIELKTGHRVCEKHFLPDQIQYQRILRDQNGAVLGVSPYTNPQLVPNVVPSKFWWNDIYNQFKKQNLSTEPNSSFPVISEVVTAPISQHPVHSARPQCSSIETGEILITTLSTPHQVPHENSENTSKLTFEGLLSDKTLQFPI from the exons atgtctcATTGTATGGTTCGTGGATGTAATCCAGGTCATAGGAAGAATCGAGAAAAGAAACATTTATTTAGTGCACCGAAAGATTTcgatttgagaaaaaaatggcAAATTGCGATTCGTCGAAATGATATTGAGTTGAAAACTGGACATCGAGTTtgtgaaaaacattttttacctGATCAAATTCAGTATCAAAGAATTTTACGTGATCAAAATGGTGCAGTTTTAGGAGTG tcacCATACACAAATCCACAACTAGTACCTAACGTAGTCCCCTCGAAATTCTGGTGGAATGAcatttataatcaatttaaaaaacaaaacctcAGTACAGAACCAAATTCTTCTTTTCCCGTAATCAGCGAAGTAGTTACGGCTCCTATTTCACAACATCCAGTTCATTCTGCAAGACCACAATGTTCTTCTATCGAAACTGGGGAAATACTGATAACGACATTAAGTACACCACATCAAGTTCCTCATGAAAACAGCGAAAATACAAGTAAATTGACATTCGAGGGTTTACTTTCAGATAAAACACTACAATTTCCAATTTAA